Proteins found in one Triticum aestivum cultivar Chinese Spring chromosome 4D, IWGSC CS RefSeq v2.1, whole genome shotgun sequence genomic segment:
- the LOC123096884 gene encoding uncharacterized protein isoform X5 produces MYYMDLDSEFSKTTLLRFNKIAFVIRQEEAHMQQGARCTEKNWNQDTHLEFSVLLHQHNNSLSYCRDTGYFPFLPLPSSQQPWFPYHCSLRGSHTLTGTLTGSTQAFPDSAMAPLCSDYCMIFEVSNPTFMEHQVAGLRREVICWTYKAQKSSWQQNYLYLRMQ; encoded by the exons ATGTATTACATGGATCTTGATTCGGAATTCAGCAAAACAACTCTATTGA GGTTTAACAAAATCGCATTTGTTATTCGTCAAGAGGAGGCCCACATGCAGCAAG GAGCAAGGTGTACGGAAAAAAATTGGAACCAAGATACTCATCTGGAGTTTAGTGTTTTATTGCATCAACATAACAATTCACTGTCTTATTGCAG GGATACTGGCTACTTCCCCTTTCTTCCTCTGCCATCTTCCCAGCAACCATGGTTCCCATACCACTGCTCATTGCGAGGTTCCCATACTCTCACAGGAACGCTCACTGGCAGCACACAGGCCTTTCCTGACAGTGCCATGGCACCTCTCTGTAG CGACTACTGTATGATCTTTGAAGTATCTAATCCAACGTTTATGGAGCATCAAGTGGCTGGGTTGAGAAGAGAAGTTATTTGTTGGACCTACAAGGCGCAGAAATCTAGCTGGCAACAAAATTATTTATATTTACGAATGCAGTAA
- the LOC123096884 gene encoding uncharacterized protein isoform X2, giving the protein MYYMDLDSEFSKTTLLSGAGSSMLRMASPTCASSELCFPFLGFNKIAFVIRQEEAHMQQGARCTEKNWNQDTHLEFSVLLHQHNNSLSYCRDTGYFPFLPLPSSQQPWFPYHCSLRGSHTLTGTLTGSTQAFPDSAMAPLCSDYCMIFEVSNPTFMEHQVAGLRREVICWTYKAQKSSWQQNYLYLRMQ; this is encoded by the exons ATGTATTACATGGATCTTGATTCGGAATTCAGCAAAACAACTCTATTGA GCGGCGCTGGATCATCTATGTTGAGGATGGCTTCACCGACTTGTGCATCATCTGAGCTCTGTTTCCCTTTCCTAGGGTTTAACAAAATCGCATTTGTTATTCGTCAAGAGGAGGCCCACATGCAGCAAG GAGCAAGGTGTACGGAAAAAAATTGGAACCAAGATACTCATCTGGAGTTTAGTGTTTTATTGCATCAACATAACAATTCACTGTCTTATTGCAG GGATACTGGCTACTTCCCCTTTCTTCCTCTGCCATCTTCCCAGCAACCATGGTTCCCATACCACTGCTCATTGCGAGGTTCCCATACTCTCACAGGAACGCTCACTGGCAGCACACAGGCCTTTCCTGACAGTGCCATGGCACCTCTCTGTAG CGACTACTGTATGATCTTTGAAGTATCTAATCCAACGTTTATGGAGCATCAAGTGGCTGGGTTGAGAAGAGAAGTTATTTGTTGGACCTACAAGGCGCAGAAATCTAGCTGGCAACAAAATTATTTATATTTACGAATGCAGTAA
- the LOC123096884 gene encoding uncharacterized protein isoform X3 gives MILQFLKSKVAVFHLIVSFKANRVLHNLVWVWSLLVTMYSLRFFHFVETICASAFVRAMLGGAGSSMLRMASPTCASSELCFPFLGFNKIAFVIRQEEAHMQQGARCTEKNWNQDTHLEFSVLLHQHNNSLSYCRDTGYFPFLPLPSSQQPWFPYHCSLRGSHTLTGTLTGSTQAFPDSAMAPLCRLV, from the exons ATGATCCTACAGTTTCTGAAGTCAAAAGTAGCAGTGTTTCATCTAATTGTATCCTTCAAAGCTAATAGAGTCCTTCATAATCTTGTGTGGGTGTGGTCTCTATTAGTCACTATGTATTCGCTGAGATTCTTTCATTTTGTTGAAACTATATGTGCATCTGCTTTTGTCCGTGCCATGTTAGGCGGCGCTGGATCATCTATGTTGAGGATGGCTTCACCGACTTGTGCATCATCTGAGCTCTGTTTCCCTTTCCTAGGGTTTAACAAAATCGCATTTGTTATTCGTCAAGAGGAGGCCCACATGCAGCAAG GAGCAAGGTGTACGGAAAAAAATTGGAACCAAGATACTCATCTGGAGTTTAGTGTTTTATTGCATCAACATAACAATTCACTGTCTTATTGCAG GGATACTGGCTACTTCCCCTTTCTTCCTCTGCCATCTTCCCAGCAACCATGGTTCCCATACCACTGCTCATTGCGAGGTTCCCATACTCTCACAGGAACGCTCACTGGCAGCACACAGGCCTTTCCTGACAGTGCCATGGCACCTCTCTGTAG GTTGGTTTAG
- the LOC123096884 gene encoding uncharacterized protein isoform X1: MILQFLKSKVAVFHLIVSFKANRVLHNLVWVWSLLVTMYSLRFFHFVETICASAFVRAMLGGAGSSMLRMASPTCASSELCFPFLGFNKIAFVIRQEEAHMQQGARCTEKNWNQDTHLEFSVLLHQHNNSLSYCRDTGYFPFLPLPSSQQPWFPYHCSLRGSHTLTGTLTGSTQAFPDSAMAPLCSDYCMIFEVSNPTFMEHQVAGLRREVICWTYKAQKSSWQQNYLYLRMQ, translated from the exons ATGATCCTACAGTTTCTGAAGTCAAAAGTAGCAGTGTTTCATCTAATTGTATCCTTCAAAGCTAATAGAGTCCTTCATAATCTTGTGTGGGTGTGGTCTCTATTAGTCACTATGTATTCGCTGAGATTCTTTCATTTTGTTGAAACTATATGTGCATCTGCTTTTGTCCGTGCCATGTTAGGCGGCGCTGGATCATCTATGTTGAGGATGGCTTCACCGACTTGTGCATCATCTGAGCTCTGTTTCCCTTTCCTAGGGTTTAACAAAATCGCATTTGTTATTCGTCAAGAGGAGGCCCACATGCAGCAAG GAGCAAGGTGTACGGAAAAAAATTGGAACCAAGATACTCATCTGGAGTTTAGTGTTTTATTGCATCAACATAACAATTCACTGTCTTATTGCAG GGATACTGGCTACTTCCCCTTTCTTCCTCTGCCATCTTCCCAGCAACCATGGTTCCCATACCACTGCTCATTGCGAGGTTCCCATACTCTCACAGGAACGCTCACTGGCAGCACACAGGCCTTTCCTGACAGTGCCATGGCACCTCTCTGTAG CGACTACTGTATGATCTTTGAAGTATCTAATCCAACGTTTATGGAGCATCAAGTGGCTGGGTTGAGAAGAGAAGTTATTTGTTGGACCTACAAGGCGCAGAAATCTAGCTGGCAACAAAATTATTTATATTTACGAATGCAGTAA
- the LOC123096884 gene encoding uncharacterized protein isoform X4, which produces MLRMASPTCASSELCFPFLGFNKIAFVIRQEEAHMQQGARCTEKNWNQDTHLEFSVLLHQHNNSLSYCRDTGYFPFLPLPSSQQPWFPYHCSLRGSHTLTGTLTGSTQAFPDSAMAPLCSDYCMIFEVSNPTFMEHQVAGLRREVICWTYKAQKSSWQQNYLYLRMQ; this is translated from the exons ATGTTGAGGATGGCTTCACCGACTTGTGCATCATCTGAGCTCTGTTTCCCTTTCCTAGGGTTTAACAAAATCGCATTTGTTATTCGTCAAGAGGAGGCCCACATGCAGCAAG GAGCAAGGTGTACGGAAAAAAATTGGAACCAAGATACTCATCTGGAGTTTAGTGTTTTATTGCATCAACATAACAATTCACTGTCTTATTGCAG GGATACTGGCTACTTCCCCTTTCTTCCTCTGCCATCTTCCCAGCAACCATGGTTCCCATACCACTGCTCATTGCGAGGTTCCCATACTCTCACAGGAACGCTCACTGGCAGCACACAGGCCTTTCCTGACAGTGCCATGGCACCTCTCTGTAG CGACTACTGTATGATCTTTGAAGTATCTAATCCAACGTTTATGGAGCATCAAGTGGCTGGGTTGAGAAGAGAAGTTATTTGTTGGACCTACAAGGCGCAGAAATCTAGCTGGCAACAAAATTATTTATATTTACGAATGCAGTAA
- the LOC123096884 gene encoding uncharacterized protein isoform X6: MQQGARCTEKNWNQDTHLEFSVLLHQHNNSLSYCRDTGYFPFLPLPSSQQPWFPYHCSLRGSHTLTGTLTGSTQAFPDSAMAPLCSDYCMIFEVSNPTFMEHQVAGLRREVICWTYKAQKSSWQQNYLYLRMQ; this comes from the exons ATGCAGCAAG GAGCAAGGTGTACGGAAAAAAATTGGAACCAAGATACTCATCTGGAGTTTAGTGTTTTATTGCATCAACATAACAATTCACTGTCTTATTGCAG GGATACTGGCTACTTCCCCTTTCTTCCTCTGCCATCTTCCCAGCAACCATGGTTCCCATACCACTGCTCATTGCGAGGTTCCCATACTCTCACAGGAACGCTCACTGGCAGCACACAGGCCTTTCCTGACAGTGCCATGGCACCTCTCTGTAG CGACTACTGTATGATCTTTGAAGTATCTAATCCAACGTTTATGGAGCATCAAGTGGCTGGGTTGAGAAGAGAAGTTATTTGTTGGACCTACAAGGCGCAGAAATCTAGCTGGCAACAAAATTATTTATATTTACGAATGCAGTAA